GTATTGGATCTTAAAATGGTAACAAAAAATGAATGTCAAAGACTGTTACATCAACATACGCCTACGCTTCCTAAATACACTACCTAAATAATTGTTATGGTGTTTCATTAAAAGCAAAACAAATGACAATGGCAGCAATGATGATATTATAATTATCAAAGTGTGTAAAGTATGATGTGGAGACtagatgaaattattattatttatttatttattttacattcgcATGGactccaaaaaaataattcttttttgaTCTGTCATAAAAAATTCTAGTCTCTGTAGATTCCCAGTAGAGTTTTCCCCGTGGTAACTTCGCAAATCCAAACATATCATGACAAAGATTAGTGCTAGCTTCAGATCCACGCTATAATGCCAGTTATTATTCACGTTAGACAAATAGGTACCTATTGTACAGCACTTCAATGTGTAACGAATTATTTCGTACAATAAACCTGAAAGAGTGAAAATCGGAACTAATATCTTAAatgcaggttaaaaaaaaaaaaaacatatccggCAGTAAATCGGCGCAAGATGGTTCCATTGTAGGACATGATAATCTCAGGTTGGCGGCTCTGTTGCAAAGAATAAAGTTATGCGTGAATGCTTTTGTATTTTCAAAGATCACCAACATGCAAGATGACTCCTACTGTCGTGATGCCCTTAGAATGAAGGGCTTCTTAAGTATGCCATCACTGAAGTTAAGTGAGCCTCACACTGGAGAAGCGACAAACTGAACGCGGAAAAGAAtcggggatatatatatatatatcttccatTATAGAAGACCTGACTAGGATTCGTCTACGATAAACCCTGAAAAATACTGGTATAGGAATAGAAATACTAGTCGAGACCTATGGAAAATCGTGTTATACTTCCTGCAATTTCAGAagttttaatttcttgtaaatcataatgaaataaaattttgatttataaaacattagtgaACTTAACTGAGTTAATGAATATCTGTACCTGAAACTATGGAATCATTGTCTCCTGTCCTTTCGACAAAGCAGCTGTATGATTCACGAACAAATACTCATTTTTAAAAGCAACCAGATATGGCTACAGCTAACGTAACTGCAGTAGCGAAGGGTAACGCCTGATAGTCTTTGGAAGTGCTTGACTCAGCTCGAGGGGAACTGCCAGCTCTGCTGCTGTGCGGTAGTTTCAGTCTGCTGCGGCTGATGAGCGAACTGCCCTGCAGGTGTCTGCGGGTTGCCGTCGACTCCCCGGCTCTGCCTGCTCTCCCAACCCTGCTGGTCTGGAGCCTGGCTCTGCGGGAACGCCACCGACTGGGAGCCTTGGCTCGCTCCAAGACCGGGGTCACCGACGTCCTCGCTGTTCCTGGAGCTCCTGTTCCAGTCGTGAGGTGGCGGGTGAGGGTCGTGGATGATCTGCCACTCGTGGATCCACACTGGCTTCCAGATCTTCTTCCACGCTGGCACCCAGATCTTCTTCCATGCTGGCACCCAGATCTGCTTCCACGCTTCCTTCCACACCAGCTTCTTATCAGGCACCCAAACTAACTTCTTGTCTGGCCTCCATATCTGCTTCCATGCCTCCTTCCATATGAGTTTCTTGGAAGGAATCCATATTTGTTTCTTCACCGTCTTGGAAACTTGTTTCCAGGCTTCTTTCCAAACAAGTTTTTTCGAGGGAAGCCACACCTGTTTCTTACTTGGTTTCCACACCTGTTTCCATTCTTCTTTCCACACAAGTTTCTTATCTGGAATCCATATTTGTTTCTTTGCTGGCTTCCATATCTTTTTCCACAGTGGTTTCCATACAACCTTTTTCTTCCAAAGCCCATGCGATGTGTATTCCCAACCATACTCGTCCTTCCCATGAGACTTCTCTCCAGGAACAAAGAACTTCACAAGTTTCGGAACCCATATCTGTTTCCAGGCGGGCACTTGAATATCTTTCCATGCAGGAACCCATATAGGTTTCCAAACTGGTTTCCAGTATTTCTTCCAGACAGGAATTTGTATTTCTTTCCAGGCAGGAATTTTCGTGGGAACCCAAACTGGCTTCCAAACCTTTTTCCAATCAGGAACCTGTATTTCTTTCCATGCTGGGACTTGAATCGGAACCCAAACTGGCTTCCATATCTTCTTCCAATCGGGTACTTTTATGTCCTTCCAGACGGGAACTTGAATAGGCTTCCAAATGGGTTTGTAGTACTTCTTCCACGCGGGTTTCCAAATCTTCTTGGAGCCCGGTTTCCAAACTTTGACCCAATCCGGCTTCCAGATGAGCTTCTTCTTCCAGTACCCCTTCGGTTCATGGTGGTGCTTCTCTTCTTCGTGTCCATGCTCTATGTGATGCTCATCGTGAGGCTCAGGGCTCCATCCGTGAGGCTCAGGGCTCCATCCGTAGTCTCCTCGAGACTGTAGTCGGGGAGGCTGTCTGTGGTCATAACAATATTACATATGTTAAATTAACCCTTTCTAGCCATATACTGTTTTACTGAGGATTAACGTATGTTTACATTAAACAATGAAAAGTTTATCTTTAACAAGTAACAAACTGTTCTCTCCCCTGTCTCTTTAGTCACTGGCTGTCAGGTAATTCTCAATTATAGAAACCCCAGACGTTGCTATGTACAATGTAAGTAAAAACACACGAGACAAAATTTGGTTAGATCTAATAGAGTTTGAGGGAAACTGAGTAAAAAAAAGTGCGAAAATATCTGGATGGATTGTAATTACCTCTATACCACTGAGTAAACTCGTAAACTTTATTTTGCCATAATAGTCATTGTTACGTCGGTGCTGTAGGCTGTACATGTTACAGTCTGTTACTGTTTTTACACGTTAGTTATCCGACATTGCGTAAAATATATTGTGAAAGGAAGCTTAGTATGATGTGACCTATAAGATTAAAGTGCCACTTGTGTACAGCTTGACATACGTGTATGTGCATCAGTGTGCGcgcgtgtgtatgtatgtgtgtgtgtatatatatatatatatatattcatatatatatattcatatacatcTAAACGTAAAAACTTAATAATACTAGTTTCATCTTCCATCACCCTAATGAATAAACAGTAACTGGCCTAAATTTtcagtttgaaaaaattaataatgaggGAGTGGACATCGAACACAAAGTAACACAcagcagtggcggatacagaaattgtgtgtgtgtggggggggggggggggatatttgaaacaaaatggaaaaaaattgaaacacgaatttaaaaaaacttgcatTACTATTTATCAACTGACATATGGGCTTACAGTAGTAACAGTAGATGACGTGGCTTTTAACACAGTAACATATTTaatgtcttcactgatattttgcaaattgtTTCATAACTTCGTGGTTAGGGGATATGTATATCCcatatccccctcccccctgtatccgccactgaaaCTGACATACAGTTTATATAAGTATATGTTTGCCCATTTATTTGGAATTCCAAAAGCACTTTTATGTTTCATGGATAAATGCACACACTTAAGAAAAATTCTTACATGCGGATACCGTACATCAATTGTTATTCCTACCccatttttatatacattttaaatcacatatacatgaatatttatataaactacctatgaataaaataaaataattattaaagatTAATGTGAGAACAAGTACCATGTCGAGGTATTTCAAGATGACGATTGGTTAGTTGgaaatacttaatttaaaaaaaagggctgACCATAATTAACGACCTAATTTTCCCTCCTTGTTTGGTTCCAGCT
This DNA window, taken from Bacillus rossius redtenbacheri isolate Brsri chromosome 3, Brsri_v3, whole genome shotgun sequence, encodes the following:
- the LOC134530467 gene encoding uncharacterized protein LOC134530467, yielding MAAQRRRSLVVALVATLHVALVASRSVGDPQQQLQPPRLQSRGDYGWSPEPHGWSPEPHDEHHIEHGHEEEKHHHEPKGYWKKKLIWKPDWVKVWKPGSKKIWKPAWKKYYKPIWKPIQVPVWKDIKVPDWKKIWKPVWVPIQVPAWKEIQVPDWKKVWKPVWVPTKIPAWKEIQIPVWKKYWKPVWKPIWVPAWKDIQVPAWKQIWVPKLVKFFVPGEKSHGKDEYGWEYTSHGLWKKKVVWKPLWKKIWKPAKKQIWIPDKKLVWKEEWKQVWKPSKKQVWLPSKKLVWKEAWKQVSKTVKKQIWIPSKKLIWKEAWKQIWRPDKKLVWVPDKKLVWKEAWKQIWVPAWKKIWVPAWKKIWKPVWIHEWQIIHDPHPPPHDWNRSSRNSEDVGDPGLGASQGSQSVAFPQSQAPDQQGWESRQSRGVDGNPQTPAGQFAHQPQQTETTAQQQSWQFPSS